Part of the Scylla paramamosain isolate STU-SP2022 chromosome 15, ASM3559412v1, whole genome shotgun sequence genome, acacacacacacacacacacctaagggAGAAACTAAAACGTTTAGTTTACTTGATTAGAATAACGTACGTATCTGTTTGATTTCTCAGCGATCGATCTCGGTCAGCGCAGCAAGTATTATTTTTCATGCTCCCTTGGGACCAGCGCACCTATCTGCCTGGCACCACTAGCGTCTCACGTCCATGGTGTGCAGGCGCGCCTCCCCACATCTTACACCTCTGGACGCGTCTCGGTTTCCAAGGTACCATGATTCGATATGTTTAAGTACAGTATAGGAATTGTTAGTGCACACACACGCCATGCATTACGGAGACacagctgcctgcctgctggtGAGTGTTACTTTTATGGGTTGGTAGCTCAGTAGAACGGGAACTAACTGATGGTATGGAGATGTTAGGGTGACTTATCTCACAatggaacaggagagagagagagagagagagagagagagagagagagagagagagagagagagagagagagagagagagagagagagagagagagagagagagagagagagagaggtatgtacACATTTCATTCAGGGTTTGCCACGTGCAgatctgacggcttcttgcagtttcccttattttcttgtgttctttccgGTCTCTCTTCGGTGCTGGGAGGGCGCTGTCTTTCCTCGGAACAGAGAAGACTACCTTGTTTAGAGTGTACCAGTGAGTGTACCAGTAAGATAATGATTTATTTCAGTGGTTATATTTAATTACTATTCTATGATTTTTCGCTATTCAAACTATTGTCTAAAAGGGGCCTTGCATCTTGTAATATCCATCCGAATTTTAACCATATTGAAGGGGCCGCTACGTAATTTGATCTGATTGTAGTGACATGATTTTCCCTCATTTAGATTCTTAGCTATAGTcccacctttcttcttcttcttcttcttcttcttctcctctcgaGCCGCAGTACCAGTTTTGGCTTCGGATGTTGGCTATGAGGGTGAAGTCCGCGTCTCTCTACACGCCTTCCTACCAAAGCTTATTAGATGTTCGCACAATGGAGTAGAAGCGACCATTATATGCCAGTACtgaaaacgctttgctctctatcatgactattttcaaaggccacagagatgattactaGGATTCTcatgtgtgtttctcctgttacttAGGTAGAAAATTTGTtcatatgtcactagaaccatagaaaaaaaaaaaaaaaaaacatcatcaaaaacccgtgtagcttcaacaagagcctcttgaaaatagtggaggtgaagtgaagaaatgtttcagaataggtCCCATGTTTCAAGGATGAACACTACATCCCTCACGATGCCAGAACCTGACTGACTTTATCGATTCAATTAACAAAGTGAACGCAAAGCAAAACCAATTGATGCCAATTTTCATTACCACTAGACCGATGTCTGCGTGTGTGGAGGGGGCGGTGGGTGGGTTAGATGGCTGGCTGTGTAATATTGAATGAGTCAACACTGGTGCGCTTAGGGTCTTTATAGTGTAAAATGAGTAATGATGAGGGAGGGAGCCAGTAGTTAATTTCGATTTTATTTCGCGCTTAAATAACAAATTCGCTTAattcacacacagaaacacacacacacacacacacacacacacacacacacacacacacacacacacacacacacacacacacacacacacacacacacacacacacacacacacacactgtcgttGTGGTGGAAGTTTTCATTCTCACTTCGTTATTTAAAACACGTTAATCAGCGGCACAATAAGTTCATTACATTAAAACATGTGGTGTGACAGAAGGTGCATGTTGGTAAAAAAGGGCTGATGTACTGAGATTAATAACTGCTGTCATGATAACGAATGATCTCGGTAAGTAGTGTGCCatcattacgtgtgtgtgtgtgtgtgtgtgtgtgtgtgtgtgtgtgtgtgtgtgtgtgtgtgtgtgtgtgtgtgtcattcgaGTAATTATTCATATAGGTATGTAATGTCTTATGAATGCATAGTACACAAATTTGCGGCCCAGAGAACTGGTCTCGCTCGCTTCTGCTTCGTGACATCTGACCTGACCAAAAGTGTCGACGATGTACTGGAAATCTCTAagctcaacaacaacaacaacaacaacaacaacaacaacaacaattactactactactactactactactactactactactactactgctactactactactactgctgctactactactactactactactggtacaattattgctactgctattacaaaGAGGATGCAGTTTACTCGTCCTAAAATGTTTATATATGAGTATTCCACCAGTCCgtataaaatataagaaatttgTGAccataaatagaataaatgaatagacaaatagaaataaaaaaaaaaaaaataaataaataaagtccgGACAACGAAACAAGTTGTGCTGAGAGCATCTGTAGTTTGTGAAAAGGTTTGCGTCCCTAGTGTCGCAGAGTATCGATTAAACTACACAGCATTTCGCACCATGAAGAAAACGCGCCATCAACGTGACAAAACATTACATGCGAAATTACCTTCTGAAATATTGGTGATGTGTGCATGTACCTTTGGTTGTCTGGCCGTTTTTTATTCTACATAGAGTTCTGGGAACACACGTACGTCAGAACTTCAACATCCTCCGGTCACTGCACGCCAACTTGTAATTTAAAACTTTGGACCAGTAATAAGGATTGATAGGCCATGAACGAGCGTCGCTGCACGCGCTGCCCAGTGCCCACCAGGAACACCTACTGCCTCACCAGACGACTGCCAACTTCTACTTGCTGTAACTCAAAACTTTCCATAAGTTGACATTCTGGTACACATATCAATCGATGAAACATTTAATTCTGCGTCTAATGGAATGTGCTGTCTCACTGAGATCGCATTTAATGTGTGAAAATTCCTGAATACTGAAGCATTTATATCTATTGCCACTCGCACTCTATTGATCACAAGAAGGTCAATGTGGTCGTTTTGAAGAAACATGAGAGCTGTACTATGTGATGATATGCTTAAAACAATAAACGCTCTCAGAAATGCCAAACAGTTTATTAAAATCGAGACGCTGAGAGACCACCCGTAACGCTCGCAGCTTGCTACCTATCACTTATGACAGCGAGACACGAAACCTTGTTCAGTGCAGCATTTCGCAGAGAATTAAATATTACATGTAATGGCACTGTGCATCTCCACTCTCGCTGAGACCATACGCGAGACACCCTTCCATATTTTGCAAGTTACACATCAACTTCACCCAGTAGAAGTTGAGAGTTATGCTATCATCCATCTGGTGTGTTTTATTGTGATCGGCCTCGCAATTCTGAATATGAGGGTAGAGAAACACAAGTCTGGCCGGGTAGGGCAGGGCGGGGCCACTTCACCCACTTCAACATTACTTATATCTGCTGGTAATCAGTCACGCTACGTTCCAGAGTACACCGCTACATATTTAATTGTAAGCGATACAAGAGTGCGGGACTGGGGAAGTGGAACCTTTGATACTTTTATTCTACACATGGACGCTCGTGAGAAACTTAAAGGCAATactttgatgaaaaaaaaaaaaaatggagcagatcttattccatttatgttTCATCACAGTAATGTTGCGGGACACTCAGGGTACACGACTCTGTATCACTTACGTCATGATGAATTACTATGGCTCACGTGGAGGTGATTATCCGTTTACTATAACGTACACTCAAGCTGACTAGCAAGATGCCACAGATCGCTTTCAGATCTCATGATTTTCAGGACAATTCTCTAATTCATTCTTTTGGCTCTTAGGGACCGATACCTCAGTGgaccttcttctttttcttcttcttcttcttcttcttcttcttcctttctgtagCCCTTGCCGTGagtccctcttacatgaaaaaaaaaaaaaagtcaccacaCTGTCATCTGAACTCGTGGCTGTAAAATGTTTTGAAGTTTAATGGCCAGAATTTTGTTAATCTCTTTATGGCAATTCCATCCGCTGCAGCCTGGGATCCCTGGTGATGCTGATAAAggctttccctctcctctctcaaagCTAtggccagtctctctctctctctctctctctctctctctctctctctctctctcttaactatTCTTGATTGCTGAgtcttttctatttatattcGTTGGAAAACGTTATAAGGaacaaatgcagcaaaaattTTATATAATTCCAGAATCAATGCATTGGCAGACATGGCGCAGACAACCAGTAACCGCCGGACCTCGCCTTCCTCCTACCATCTCGTGTGCCTGCAGTTCCTTGGCATGATGCTGAGCCAGGCAGGTGAGTGCTGCAGTGACCCTGAATTCTTTACCCAAGGTGTGTAAAATCCTGCACATCTTATCTTGTCGCCATCAAATCACTTGGCACTCATTTTTGGCACCCTGGCATACGTGTTTTGAGTATCACGCTTCTTGTCTGCTGTGGTGTTTTTAAACTTCATCTCTACTAGTCCCCGGTGCATAAGTTTCTGGACCCATGAAATTAGGAAAGCCACAGATTTTGACAactttttctctactttcaaCTTCCAAGACAGTATGGAGCTACTCGTAATTCCCGAAACTAGAAAAAGGTCGGCCTGAGTGCAAATGggcctcaggacgtttggtACTCGAGACACTTAATACCCAAACCACTTGGTCCACAAAATGTCTCTAGATGACGTCATGAAAACATGACGTCatcaagaagaggaacaaaacattcccttctccctccccgtGTTTCTTCGTCaatatttccctcaatttccagggttttccaggtatttccaggTAACTTTCAGTCTGAAATGcgaaaattgtagtagtaggaggaggaagacatgaggAATTGAAGTGTGTAAgggaatgtagtagtagtagcagtagtagtaataattatattagCATCATTATTAGCATTAAGGGTgtgaatgctgtgtgtgtgtgtgtgtgtgtgtgtgtgtgtgtgtgtgtgtgtgtgtgtgtgtgtgtgtgtgtgtgtgtgtgtgtgtgtgtgtgtgtgtgtgtgtgtgtggtgtgtgtgtgtgtgtgtgtgtgtgttgcatcttCTGGCCCTCCCTGTATGGGACTACCGGCCTGGTAGTGTGCCTGATTGCTGGCGTGGtgtagaaataaatagatagactactactgctacaacaacaacaacaacaacaacaacaacaacaactattactactactactactactactactacagtaaaatccctctcatccggcattcgagtatccggcagcttcaagtatccggcacatttttccccgagccttaaaatcaataaaaaatcaatgtgtactcataaaatcgattaaaattcccgcgcgaggcatactttgtcccctcgccaccagagcgcactgcttcgcgccacccgcggcccactgcactgtgtttactcagtgactcagtcccgcgtatgcactgtttatcgcctgacgccttcatcatgcctaaagttgtagaaaagaggaagcgtgttgtgcttacacttaagcagaaggtagacatttttTAGGTAgacacattttattttattgttatggtaagatgcgtaagtgtagggtggtgattgtggacataatttcacttctattcaagtatccggcaacttctggtatccggcatgtcggcggtcccgttgatgccggataagaggtattttactgtactactactgtgtgtgtgtgtgtgtgtgtctctctctctctctctctctctctctctctctctctctgagtggatTAGTGAATGTAGATTAGTGGATAAAGGACGGATGTACGAGTAGGTGGGTGTACAGAAGGGTGGATTGAGGTGGGTAGCTAGATGGGTAGATTGACTGATTTGTGAATGGgtatattgttgtgtggatagacaggtggatgggtgggtgggtggttggatacgtgaatgggtggatgggtgattTTGCGTGTGGATGGATATTTGGCTGGGTGGATAGATGAGTGAATAAATGGATGGGTAAGTGAatgggtgtgtgtatgaaggGATGTGTGGATGTGTAGATGCAATGATGTGTGGAtaaatgggtggatgggtggattgaTATGTGGATAGaatggtgagtgagtggatgattgGATAGATGTATAAATGGATAAGTGGGTTATTGGTATGTGTGtggatagatggctggatgggcGGGTCAATGAGTGGGAAGGTGGATGAGAGGGTGATTGGTTTTGTGGATAGGTGGGTAGATGGATGAGCGGGGTGGATCGATGGGCATCAGTGGTTGAATAGATGGGAGGATAAGTGGATTTGGCAGGTGGTTGAGTGGATGTGGTTGAATAAGTAGATGGATGGGTTGGTGAACATTATATTAATTTGTGCGGATCCGCATGCTGCCTTCACGAAGCCTGTAGTCCAGACGTCTGAGTATAGAGACATTTTGAGGACCAAGTGGTTTGGGTATCAAGTGTCTCGAGCACCAAACGGGCCTACTTGCACTCAGgccgatctgtcttgaggatcatctgacctgAGGCTAATGACCTGAGTACCATCCACCCCAGTACCAAGTAACTATCGCTTCCTAGCGGGAATACTGAGAATTGGTAACGGAACCTTTAAATTGAGACCCGTGGTGCCAAGGAACCCAGGGACACCAGTGACAGCCGCCAGCAGCAGTTCTAATACTGAAGATTATAGGGCAATCATCACATTCGTACACAAGTCTTCTACACGAGTACCAGCTCACATCTGACGTTCCGATACACTGGCGACACCTGACTCTACTAGCTAAATGCGAGAACACTGGTAGAATACTCACGCTGTCTTCTGCATTTTTCTGTCTTAATGCAGTGTGAAACTGGTGATCTGACCAAACTATAAATCCCTTTCGGACTTGAAAAGTACATTGTTTTCTTGATACAATTTTTGTATAGGTTTTTAGTGTCTTTacaaatattatttatttgatgttttaAAGAAAACTCAATTTCACTTAGTATCGTTTACGCTAATCCCcacacccttttttttctccacttggGGAGGTCCCATCAGTCTTAAGCTGTCCAGGGAGCGTCTGTTTTCTGGTCTTTATGATCCAGCACGTTGTAGAGTTTCCTTTGTGATTTTTGTTTCAGACTGAATGTGATGAAAagtctaaataaacacatgaaCTAAATAGGTAAATGTTGTCAGCGAATGTAGGTGTGGCAGGTGTGCAGGACAGGTGGGTTGTGCACCAGCTGGCGCCCCACGCCGGTGATAACGTGACACGCCTGGCTGTGGATCTCCGCGTTGCCCTCCGCCCAGACGCTCCTACTAGCATCTCTTCCTTTACCCTGTGTCTGTGGTTTAAGGTCATATCCTTCCGTGACCTCAGCTGCCTCCTGAGTTACGCTCTCAGCGCTGAGAATGACGGCGCCATCACTATCTGTAAGTACCGCCACGAGGCCGCGGCCACTTGTCCTCTGTTCGCCGATaaactgaatgtgtgtgtgtgtgtaataaataaataaataaataaataaatagattaaataaataaataaataaataaatgaatatatatatatatatatatgtcacgcataatgtggataattgcctaatgtgaacattaggcagtgaaattgcctaatcttcatattaggcaatttgtttgcacgatgttgacaataggcaacttacttgcttaatgtccactttaggcatgattttcaaattaggcaagggtattttgcctaatgtgaattgaatgacaaaccagtgtctacagttttgttcgaatgttgttcgaaactttgggtctgttatagttaggttaggttaggttaggttaggttaggttaggttaggttaggttaggttaggttaggttaggttaggttaggttaggttattattagaacaaaatttacaccagctgacctaagtgggatcaaacagacccttataaagtctgaagaggttcctgatatctgcctatcgatgagaacagcaacagcaagagccactggtgggcaaggttatacaaagtgtcaatgtactactcaatgtacatcaggaaggtgcagctgcctaagaaaagaaattaaatgcaactcgcgctgtcacccaggcagatcatgcaaaaatttgtgattggactcaactgaaccctgagatcgattgacctattttacttatactaatattgcattaattaattatgttttccttattcacattgggcaaaattgagctgcataatttgaacaataggcattttttgcctaatgttaacaatttgtaaactttacgcaacctacttgcttgatgtacacattaggcaattttctgcctaatgttcacattaggcaattgtccacattatgcgtaacatatatatatatatatatatatatatatatatatatatatatatatatatatatatatatatatatatatatatatatatatatatatatatatcacacagtTGTCCGGCCAAGTGGTGTTGAAGTCTTTTACGGCAAGATAAGTGTCCGTCATGAACTGTCTGTGCGGCCCCTGTGGTGGTTCCCGATGTGCGTGGTGGTGAGGCCCCGCACTTTGGCGGTGTGGGTGGCGGGGGAGGAACAGCTACTGAACAGAAACATTCCAGCCCTTCCACTAAACGGCTTCTTGGTGCTGGGGCAAGAGCAGGACGACCTGGACAGCGGATTTGATAGCAATCAAGCCTTTGACGGACATGTAACTGGACTAACACTTTGGTCCCACGTCCTCACCTCACACCAGTTACAGGTATGGGCTGCCTGTGAAGCAACGGATGGTGCTGAGGCTTACCTCACGTGGGACAACATTATGTGGACAATACACAACGACACAGGAGGTGTGAAAAGCCACTTTGATGGTCCCTGTTATCAAAATGAGACTGCTAAGGCAAAATTAATGTTGTTTACAAATAAGATGCCTTGGTCGGAGGCACAGCAGTTTCTGCTGCATGCTGGCCTCAGTATGATAAGTCCTTACAATATGGAAGAAAGGCAACAAGTTACGGACCTGTTACAAAAATACATAGCAGAATGTACTAATGCCTATTCAGAGGGAGCTCATGTGTGGCTTGATTTTTATGAAAATGAAACCAGTAGTACTTTAAGAGATGACGATTGGATAGATATGAAACATCCGCTGAATTATACAATAAGTCAAGACGAAAAAGGAATTCTTCGTCGAGAAAATCCTTCTGAACAATTGTGCTTCGTTGGTCGATATAGGAATGTGCCAGTGGAACTCCGCTTGCAAGGCCTCTGTGACGCTGAGTCGCCACGGAACTGGAGTTTCATCATCACCTCCACAGGATCTGAGGACCACGAGAGCAGCATTTATCTGCACGGCTACGGCGATTACCACATCATGCAGAACAATTACTCATCCAGCTGGTGCCTGAGTGACGGTCGCGGCAAAAGTATTGCCTGTGCTACGTCTAGGGGTCTTCCTCTCGGGCGACACTTATGGAGAGTATTATACAACCCCTGCAAAAAGACGTTCCAGAATTCAGTACAGTTGAGCCTAAGCACATGTACCCCAGAGTACTTTACATGCCAAGACTCTTCCTGCATCCACCTGTCACGGCTGTGCAATAACGTGCTCGACTGTCAGGATGGAATAGACGAGGAGAACTGCTTCACGTGCATCAAGCCTGCGGGGTACGTGCTGGCTATCCCTCCCGTGGTGCCGGTGCAGCTAATGGTCACGGTAAGCGTCACTCGGATAGGGAGCACTAACTTGCTCACCTCAACCATCGAGCTGGACGTCACCCTGACCGTCACCTGGACTGACCACCGCTTGGAGTTCCGTCACCTACACAACAGCACCGGTACTCCTGTCATCGTGGAGGACGACAACAAGGTGAGTCACGCGAAGTGCTGCTGATAATAATTGGTACTTTTGTGAACATACCACCTGATGAGCGTGACGTGTGTGCTCGGCAGGTGTGGATGCCCACCTTTAAAGTGGAGCGAGGATCCTTGACACAGCGGGAGAAGGAGCATGGCcttgaaatacagaagaaaaccAACGGCACCGTGGTGGACGGAGGTGAGGCGCTGCTGTCGTGGCACTGTTGCATTGGAATTGAGTGTTGACTGAATAATTCGAAGTCTTTAA contains:
- the LOC135107199 gene encoding uncharacterized protein LOC135107199, with amino-acid sequence MLSANVGVAGVQDRWVVHQLAPHAGDNVTRLAVDLRVALRPDAPTSISSFTLCLWFKVISFRDLSCLLSYALSAENDGAITIFVRPSGVEVFYGKISVRHELSVRPLWWFPMCVVVRPRTLAVWVAGEEQLLNRNIPALPLNGFLVLGQEQDDLDSGFDSNQAFDGHVTGLTLWSHVLTSHQLQVWAACEATDGAEAYLTWDNIMWTIHNDTGGVKSHFDGPCYQNETAKAKLMLFTNKMPWSEAQQFLLHAGLSMISPYNMEERQQVTDLLQKYIAECTNAYSEGAHVWLDFYENETSSTLRDDDWIDMKHPLNYTISQDEKGILRRENPSEQLCFVGRYRNVPVELRLQGLCDAESPRNWSFIITSTGSEDHESSIYLHGYGDYHIMQNNYSSSWCLSDGRGKSIACATSRGLPLGRHLWRVLYNPCKKTFQNSVQLSLSTCTPEYFTCQDSSCIHLSRLCNNVLDCQDGIDEENCFTCIKPAGYVLAIPPVVPVQLMVTVSVTRIGSTNLLTSTIELDVTLTVTWTDHRLEFRHLHNSTGTPVIVEDDNKVWMPTFKVERGSLTQREKEHGLEIQKKTNGTVVDGAHIAYSGTKNPLMLIMDLDIVSHCHFDLKRYPWDVQECDVSLQVMKLFKSQVEVLEDSLVRSYPKRLVEYDIRACELIPVAGGFVIKLVMERCSDFHIWTTYLPTSLLQGIGYGTLFLPVERFPERGTMSLTTLLVFISLYTDVSSSLPNTSYVKYIDVWFVYNIVFLSLIIATHLLACGSIHGTEVGPWVAPQAPKGSTDCNRRENFILKVTRIAFGVATFLFLIGYFIAAMH